The following coding sequences lie in one Lysobacter capsici genomic window:
- the htpX gene encoding protease HtpX, with protein sequence MFKRIALFLATNLAVLILLGIVMSVLQNVFGIRLGNNGAILVMAAVFGFGGSLISLLSSKWIAKRTTGAYVITQPRNADEQWLLATVRAQAQAAGIGMPEVAIYDAPEINAFATGANRNNSLVAVSTGLLRAMTRDEAEAVLAHEVSHVANGDMVTMALIQGVLNTFVLVAARVVGGWIDAMMSGGRESRGPGLFYFVTVFVLDIVFGLLASMIAMAFSRYREFRADAGGARLAGRPKMIAALKRLSQTYGESTLPKQVQAFGISGAVGHGLSRLMRSHPPLEERIAALQNAVDEPVRGSGRVVTR encoded by the coding sequence ATGTTCAAACGCATAGCGCTTTTCCTCGCCACCAATCTGGCCGTGCTGATCCTGCTCGGCATCGTGATGTCGGTGCTGCAGAACGTTTTCGGCATCCGCCTGGGCAACAACGGCGCGATCCTGGTGATGGCCGCGGTGTTCGGTTTCGGCGGCTCGCTGATTTCGCTGCTGAGCTCCAAGTGGATCGCCAAGCGCACCACCGGCGCCTACGTCATCACCCAGCCGCGCAACGCCGACGAGCAATGGCTGCTGGCGACCGTGCGCGCGCAGGCGCAGGCCGCCGGCATCGGCATGCCCGAGGTCGCGATCTACGATGCGCCGGAAATCAACGCCTTCGCCACCGGCGCCAATCGCAACAATTCGCTGGTCGCGGTGTCGACCGGGCTGCTGCGCGCGATGACCCGGGACGAGGCCGAGGCGGTGCTCGCCCACGAGGTCAGCCACGTCGCCAACGGCGACATGGTGACCATGGCGCTGATCCAGGGCGTGCTCAACACCTTCGTGCTGGTCGCCGCGCGCGTGGTCGGCGGCTGGATCGACGCGATGATGAGCGGCGGCCGCGAATCGCGCGGCCCGGGCTTGTTCTACTTCGTGACCGTGTTCGTGCTCGACATCGTGTTCGGCCTGCTCGCGAGCATGATCGCGATGGCGTTCTCGCGTTATCGCGAATTCCGCGCCGATGCGGGCGGCGCGCGTCTGGCCGGCCGGCCGAAGATGATCGCGGCGCTGAAACGTCTGTCCCAGACCTATGGCGAAAGCACGCTGCCCAAGCAGGTGCAGGCGTTCGGCATCAGCGGCGCGGTCGGCCATGGTCTGTCGCGTCTGATGCGCAGCCATCCGCCGTTGGAGGAGCGTATCGCGGCGCTGCAGAATGCGGTCGATGAGCCGGTGCGTGGTTCGGGGCGCGTGGTTACGCGCTGA
- a CDS encoding M48 family metallopeptidase — translation MSVYGNQVQGGRRGFGIGGGFRWLILLAFGIYALVSWFGGAKTDPYTGEKAHYGASADEEVQLGAQAFQQVLSDANAQRALLPSNSPQSQDVSEIAQRLIDKVPQVTQTLAQQNQQAAPEDYKNFQWSVAVINSQEANAFCLPGGKMAVYTGLLPVTQNDDALAVVMGHEIAHALLRHGSQRMAQQKLVQMGQMAAGVAMGGMDPQQQQMIMGALGAGAQYGLVLPYGRNHETQADKVGLMLAAAACYDPRQAIPLWERMSQLGGGQRPPEFASTHPDPANRIQTLQALMPAAMQFYQANCANKPLASR, via the coding sequence ATGAGTGTCTACGGCAACCAAGTGCAGGGCGGGCGGCGCGGCTTCGGCATCGGCGGCGGATTTCGCTGGCTGATCCTGCTGGCGTTCGGCATCTACGCGCTGGTGTCGTGGTTCGGCGGCGCCAAGACCGACCCCTACACCGGCGAGAAGGCGCATTACGGCGCCAGCGCCGACGAAGAGGTGCAACTGGGCGCGCAGGCGTTCCAGCAGGTGCTCAGCGACGCCAACGCGCAGCGCGCGCTGCTGCCGTCGAATTCGCCGCAGAGCCAGGACGTCAGCGAGATCGCCCAGCGCCTGATCGACAAGGTGCCGCAGGTGACCCAGACCTTGGCGCAACAGAATCAGCAGGCCGCGCCGGAGGACTACAAGAACTTCCAGTGGAGCGTGGCGGTGATCAATTCGCAGGAGGCCAATGCCTTCTGTCTGCCCGGCGGCAAGATGGCGGTGTACACCGGCCTGCTGCCGGTGACCCAGAACGACGATGCGCTGGCGGTGGTGATGGGGCACGAGATCGCCCATGCGCTGCTGCGCCACGGTTCGCAGCGCATGGCCCAGCAGAAGCTGGTGCAGATGGGCCAGATGGCCGCCGGCGTGGCGATGGGCGGGATGGACCCGCAACAGCAGCAGATGATCATGGGCGCGCTCGGCGCCGGCGCGCAGTACGGGCTGGTGCTGCCGTACGGGCGCAACCACGAGACCCAGGCCGACAAGGTCGGTCTGATGCTGGCCGCGGCGGCCTGCTACGACCCGCGTCAGGCGATACCGCTGTGGGAGCGCATGTCGCAGCTCGGCGGCGGCCAGCGCCCGCCCGAGTTCGCCTCGACCCATCCCGATCCGGCCAACCGCATCCAGACCCTGCAGGCGCTGATGCCGGCGGCGATGCAGTTCTACCAGGCCAATTGCGCGAACAAGCCGCTGGCTAGCCGCTGA
- the phbB gene encoding acetoacetyl-CoA reductase: MQSRVALVTGGTGGIGTSIVKRLAQMGHKVATNYRDEAKGRAWQAQLKEQGIDVTIAHGDVSSAEHAETLIRDIERQLGPVDILVNNAGITRDSTFHRMTSDQWSDVIGTNLNSCFNVTRPVIEGMRERKWGRIVQISSINGQKGQYGQANYAAAKAGMHGFTISLAQENAKFGITVNTVSPGYIATDMVMAVPEDVRNKIVAQIPTGRLGTPEEIAYAVSFFVPDEAGWITGANLSANGGQYMGW; encoded by the coding sequence ATGCAGTCACGCGTTGCACTCGTCACCGGCGGTACCGGTGGCATCGGCACCTCGATCGTCAAGCGCCTGGCCCAGATGGGGCACAAGGTCGCGACCAACTATCGGGACGAAGCCAAGGGGCGCGCCTGGCAGGCGCAGTTGAAGGAACAGGGCATCGACGTGACCATCGCCCACGGCGACGTGTCCTCGGCCGAACACGCGGAAACACTGATCCGCGACATCGAACGCCAGCTCGGCCCGGTCGACATCCTGGTCAACAACGCCGGCATCACCCGCGACTCCACTTTCCACCGCATGACCTCCGATCAGTGGAGCGACGTCATCGGCACCAACCTCAATTCCTGCTTCAACGTCACCCGTCCGGTGATCGAGGGCATGCGCGAGCGCAAGTGGGGCCGGATCGTGCAGATCAGCTCGATCAACGGTCAGAAAGGCCAGTACGGCCAGGCCAATTACGCCGCGGCCAAGGCCGGCATGCACGGCTTCACCATTTCGCTGGCGCAGGAAAACGCCAAGTTCGGGATCACCGTCAACACCGTGTCGCCGGGCTATATCGCCACCGACATGGTCATGGCCGTGCCCGAGGACGTGCGCAACAAGATCGTCGCCCAGATCCCGACCGGGCGCCTGGGCACGCCGGAGGAAATCGCCTACGCGGTGAGCTTCTTCGTGCCCGACGAAGCCGGCTGGATCACCGGCGCCAACCTGTCCGCCAACGGCGGCCAGTACATGGGCTGGTAA
- the phaR gene encoding polyhydroxyalkanoate synthesis repressor PhaR, whose amino-acid sequence MASTRIIKKYPNRRLYDTEISSYITIEDVRQLIVDGEEFEVRDARSGDDLTRQVLLQIIAEHEQDGEPVLSTQLLSQIIRFYGDSLQGFMGNYLERSMQVFLDQQQQFRNQMGGMLGQTPWAMMNQLTERNMTLWKEFQQNLSGSVGQPTTPKPKSDKREPDKREPDKRG is encoded by the coding sequence ATGGCCTCGACCCGCATCATCAAGAAGTACCCGAACCGTCGTCTCTACGACACCGAGATCTCCAGCTACATCACCATCGAGGACGTACGCCAGCTCATCGTCGACGGCGAGGAGTTCGAAGTTCGCGATGCGCGCTCCGGCGACGACCTCACCCGTCAGGTGCTTCTGCAGATCATCGCCGAGCACGAACAGGACGGCGAACCGGTGCTCTCGACCCAGTTGCTCAGCCAGATCATCCGTTTCTACGGCGACTCGCTGCAGGGCTTCATGGGCAACTACCTGGAACGCTCGATGCAGGTCTTTCTCGACCAGCAACAGCAGTTCCGCAACCAGATGGGCGGCATGCTCGGACAGACCCCGTGGGCGATGATGAATCAGCTCACCGAGCGCAACATGACCCTGTGGAAGGAATTCCAGCAGAACCTGTCCGGCAGCGTGGGCCAGCCAACCACGCCCAAGCCCAAGAGCGACAAGCGCGAACCGGACAAGCGCGAGCCCGACAAGCGCGGTTGA
- the epmB gene encoding EF-P beta-lysylation protein EpmB: MIPAAPLALHPAPTAAAPARWQALWRDAIRDPRELLALLGLGEAGLAISDAAAAQFPLRVPRGFVARMRHGDPTDPLLRQVLPLDDEMRPMPGFSLDAVGDGAAKAGAGVIRKYRGRALLIATGSCAVHCRYCFRRHFPYAEETAAAAGWREAVAAIAADPDIDEVILSGGDPWSLATPKLAELSHALAQVGHLKRLRIHTRLPVVLPERVDAALTQWLRALPWPVAIVLHANHANEFDADVDAAMQRLRASGATLLNQAVLLRGVNDSVEALAALSERSYAAGVLPYYLHQLDRVHGSAHFEIGDDAARALHRRLAARISGYLVPKLVREVAGDPGKRPL; the protein is encoded by the coding sequence ATGATACCTGCTGCACCACTCGCCTTACACCCGGCCCCCACGGCCGCCGCACCCGCGCGCTGGCAGGCGTTGTGGCGCGACGCCATCCGCGACCCGCGCGAGCTGCTGGCCCTGCTCGGCCTGGGCGAGGCCGGCCTGGCGATCAGCGACGCGGCCGCGGCCCAGTTCCCGCTGCGGGTGCCGCGCGGCTTCGTCGCGCGCATGCGCCATGGCGATCCGACCGACCCGTTGCTGCGCCAGGTCCTGCCGCTGGACGACGAGATGCGGCCGATGCCGGGCTTCAGCCTGGACGCGGTCGGCGACGGCGCGGCCAAGGCCGGCGCCGGGGTGATCCGCAAGTACCGCGGCCGCGCCCTGCTGATCGCGACCGGCAGTTGCGCGGTCCATTGCCGCTACTGCTTCCGCCGCCACTTTCCCTATGCCGAGGAAACCGCCGCGGCGGCCGGCTGGCGCGAGGCGGTGGCGGCGATCGCCGCCGATCCGGATATCGACGAGGTGATCCTGTCGGGCGGCGATCCGTGGTCGCTCGCCACCCCCAAGCTGGCCGAACTCAGCCACGCCCTGGCCCAGGTCGGGCACCTCAAGCGCCTGCGCATCCACACCCGCCTGCCGGTGGTACTGCCCGAGCGGGTCGACGCCGCCCTGACCCAATGGCTGCGCGCCCTGCCGTGGCCGGTGGCGATCGTGCTGCATGCCAATCACGCCAACGAATTCGACGCCGACGTCGACGCCGCGATGCAGCGCCTGCGCGCAAGCGGCGCCACCTTGCTCAATCAGGCGGTACTGCTGCGTGGGGTCAACGACAGCGTCGAGGCATTGGCCGCGCTGAGCGAGCGCAGCTACGCCGCCGGCGTGCTGCCCTACTACCTGCATCAGCTCGATCGCGTGCACGGCTCGGCCCATTTCGAAATCGGCGACGACGCCGCGCGCGCGCTGCATCGCCGGCTCGCCGCGCGCATCTCCGGCTACCTCGTGCCCAAGCTGGTGCGAGAAGTGGCAGGCGACCCGGGCAAGCGTCCGTTGTAA
- a CDS encoding EAL domain-containing response regulator, giving the protein MQFGKDMVLRLLIVDDSVEAAEAIVSALRNSGIAVRPTRPENEQELTALILQHPPDLVLAARNSRNVSMHKLMQSVDASGKDLPVLVLMETVDEAALLAVMEIGARGVVLRSNIVHLQNVVRAEWADLEARRSLRRLEAQVRETERRCDALIDSSRDPIAYIHEGMHIRANAAYLEIFGFESFEDIEGMSLLDLVAPGQVDGFKQLLKQLSKGDAPPPSYETQARALDGNAFPAVMEFTAATYEGEQCLQVVLRRQEIDPELAREVEAMRQRDQVTGLFNRATFLRSLEDAVADAAQNSAHHGLLLIEPDHYNQLLQEIGLDQADQLIKACGERLREAIGPDDVAARFGEHQFAVLTLHSDHSHTSELADKLREAFAGRVLETDHLSLSATASVGGVQIGEKIASVTAVLGKASQCLQSASDIGGNRTELFDPGAVDRAEEERIAAWVARIRDALDADRFVMNYQPLINLHGEPIEMYEAYLRMQSLGPDDSSELVQPLSFLQIAEEHGLLWEIDRWVVGKAIQVIGERMRQGRQTTLLVKITQASLQDESLQQHIVEQLAKHGADGKLLVLQLSESKVFTNLRAAQEFQSRVYHYGVRVGLEQFGAGLNSFQLLTHFDAAFLKIDRSYMEDLTSNPDHQQRVREIAEKARELGRQTVAEFVQDAASMSLLFAAGIDYAQGHFLAAAGPEMDYDFQ; this is encoded by the coding sequence ATGCAATTCGGCAAAGACATGGTGTTGCGCTTGCTGATCGTCGACGACAGCGTCGAGGCGGCCGAAGCCATCGTCAGCGCGCTGCGCAACAGCGGCATCGCGGTACGGCCCACGCGGCCGGAAAACGAACAGGAACTGACCGCACTGATCCTGCAGCATCCGCCGGATCTGGTGCTGGCCGCGCGCAATTCGCGCAACGTCTCGATGCACAAGCTGATGCAGAGCGTCGACGCCAGCGGCAAGGACCTGCCGGTGCTGGTGCTGATGGAGACCGTCGACGAAGCCGCCCTGCTCGCGGTGATGGAGATCGGCGCGCGCGGCGTGGTCCTGCGCTCCAACATCGTGCATCTGCAGAACGTGGTCCGCGCCGAATGGGCCGACCTGGAAGCGCGCCGCTCGCTGCGCCGCCTGGAAGCCCAGGTGCGCGAGACCGAGCGCCGCTGCGACGCGCTGATCGATTCCTCGCGCGATCCGATCGCCTACATCCACGAAGGCATGCACATCCGCGCCAATGCCGCGTACCTGGAGATCTTCGGCTTCGAATCGTTCGAGGACATCGAGGGCATGTCCCTGCTCGATCTGGTCGCGCCCGGCCAGGTCGACGGCTTCAAGCAATTGCTCAAGCAGCTCAGCAAGGGCGACGCGCCGCCGCCGAGCTACGAGACCCAGGCCCGCGCGCTCGACGGCAACGCCTTCCCGGCTGTCATGGAATTCACCGCGGCCACCTATGAAGGCGAGCAATGCCTGCAGGTGGTGCTGCGCCGCCAGGAGATCGATCCGGAACTGGCGCGCGAAGTCGAAGCGATGCGCCAGCGCGATCAGGTCACCGGCCTGTTCAACCGCGCGACCTTCCTGCGCTCGCTCGAGGACGCGGTCGCCGACGCGGCGCAGAACTCGGCCCATCACGGCCTGCTGCTGATCGAGCCCGATCATTACAACCAGTTGCTGCAGGAAATCGGCCTGGACCAAGCCGACCAGCTGATCAAGGCCTGCGGCGAGCGCCTGCGCGAGGCGATCGGCCCGGACGACGTGGCCGCGCGCTTCGGCGAGCACCAGTTCGCGGTGCTGACCCTACACAGCGATCACTCCCACACCTCCGAGCTGGCCGACAAGCTGCGCGAAGCCTTCGCCGGGCGGGTGCTGGAAACCGACCACCTCTCGCTCAGCGCCACCGCCAGCGTCGGCGGCGTGCAGATCGGCGAGAAGATCGCCAGCGTCACCGCCGTGCTCGGCAAGGCCAGCCAGTGCCTGCAGTCGGCCAGCGACATCGGCGGCAACCGCACCGAACTGTTCGATCCCGGCGCGGTCGATCGCGCCGAGGAAGAGCGCATCGCCGCCTGGGTCGCGCGCATCCGCGACGCGCTCGATGCCGACCGCTTCGTCATGAACTACCAGCCGCTGATCAACCTGCACGGCGAACCGATCGAGATGTACGAGGCCTACCTGCGCATGCAGAGCCTGGGCCCGGACGACAGCAGCGAGCTGGTGCAGCCGCTGTCGTTCCTGCAGATCGCCGAAGAACACGGCCTGCTGTGGGAAATCGACCGCTGGGTCGTGGGCAAGGCGATCCAGGTGATCGGCGAGCGCATGCGCCAGGGCCGCCAGACCACCTTGCTGGTCAAGATCACCCAGGCCTCGCTGCAGGACGAAAGCCTGCAACAGCACATCGTCGAGCAACTGGCCAAGCACGGCGCCGACGGTAAGCTGCTGGTGCTGCAGTTGTCCGAATCCAAGGTGTTCACCAACCTGCGCGCGGCGCAGGAGTTCCAGTCGCGCGTCTACCACTACGGCGTGCGCGTGGGCCTGGAGCAGTTCGGCGCCGGCCTCAACTCGTTCCAGTTGCTGACCCACTTCGATGCGGCCTTCCTCAAGATCGACCGCAGCTACATGGAAGACCTCACCTCCAACCCCGACCACCAGCAGCGCGTGCGCGAGATCGCCGAAAAAGCCCGCGAACTGGGCCGCCAGACCGTGGCCGAATTCGTCCAGGACGCGGCCAGCATGAGCCTGCTGTTCGCCGCCGGCATCGACTACGCCCAGGGCCACTTCCTGGCCGCGGCGGGGCCGGAGATGGATTACGACTTCCAGTGA
- the gluQRS gene encoding tRNA glutamyl-Q(34) synthetase GluQRS, translating to MSGHAAAATRRYRGRFAPSPTGDLHAGSLLAAFGSWLLARHHGGDWLVRIEDLDPPREVPGAAERQLRALAAFGLDSDETVVRQSQRHALYQHALDRLIDQGRAFVCRCSRSDLAAVGGIHRRCVTSAAEHKSAAPQAAIRLRVNDGDIVAFNDAIQGPRAQDLAREVGDFVLRRADGYWAYQLAVVVDDADQGITDVVRGADLLDSTGRQILLQRALGLPTPAYAHLPLLLDAHGRKLSKSDAARPLDPADPLPALRAAWRALGQSTQALDAVASVTEALDAARVSFNPAQIPNHVSGLAAMHNDPGANAV from the coding sequence TTGTCCGGACATGCTGCCGCCGCCACCCGCCGCTACCGCGGCCGTTTCGCGCCCTCGCCGACCGGCGATCTGCATGCCGGCTCGCTGCTGGCCGCGTTCGGCAGTTGGCTGCTGGCGCGTCACCACGGCGGCGACTGGCTGGTGCGTATCGAAGACCTCGACCCGCCGCGCGAAGTTCCGGGCGCGGCTGAACGGCAGTTGCGCGCGCTGGCCGCGTTCGGCCTGGACAGCGACGAAACCGTGGTCCGGCAAAGCCAACGTCACGCGCTGTACCAGCACGCCCTCGACCGTCTGATCGACCAAGGCCGCGCCTTCGTCTGCCGTTGCAGCCGCAGCGACCTGGCCGCGGTCGGCGGCATCCATCGCCGTTGCGTGACCTCAGCGGCCGAGCACAAATCCGCCGCGCCGCAGGCCGCGATCCGGCTGCGCGTGAACGACGGCGACATCGTCGCCTTCAATGATGCGATCCAGGGCCCGCGAGCGCAGGACCTCGCCCGCGAAGTCGGCGATTTCGTGCTGCGCCGCGCCGACGGTTACTGGGCCTACCAACTCGCGGTGGTGGTCGACGACGCCGATCAGGGCATCACCGACGTGGTCCGCGGCGCCGACCTGCTCGATTCGACCGGCCGCCAGATCCTGCTGCAACGCGCGCTCGGCCTGCCGACGCCGGCCTACGCGCATCTGCCGCTGCTGCTCGACGCGCACGGCCGCAAGCTGTCCAAGTCCGATGCCGCGCGGCCGCTCGACCCGGCCGACCCGCTGCCCGCGCTGCGCGCCGCCTGGCGGGCGCTGGGCCAGTCGACGCAGGCGCTCGATGCGGTGGCGAGTGTCACCGAAGCATTGGATGCCGCACGTGTTTCGTTCAATCCGGCACAGATTCCGAACCACGTTTCCGGTCTCGCCGCGATGCACAACGATCCTGGCGCAAATGCTGTCTAG
- the efp gene encoding elongation factor P: protein MASLGMNDVKTGQKILVNNDPCIITETEYVKPGKGQAFTRIKYRSIKSGRVVEMTMKATDNVEQADVVDTDMQYLYSDGEYWHFMNQESFEQVQSDKAGMGGAEKWLKGEEECVVTLWNGVPIAVQPPNFVELKITETDPGVRGDTSGGGGKPATLETGAVVRVPLFVGQDETIKVDTRSGEYVSRVK from the coding sequence ATGGCCAGCCTAGGCATGAACGACGTCAAGACCGGACAGAAGATCCTGGTCAACAACGACCCGTGCATCATCACCGAGACTGAGTACGTCAAGCCGGGCAAGGGCCAGGCGTTCACCCGCATCAAGTACCGCAGCATCAAGTCCGGCCGCGTGGTCGAAATGACCATGAAGGCCACCGACAACGTCGAGCAGGCCGACGTGGTCGACACCGACATGCAGTACCTGTACTCCGACGGCGAGTACTGGCATTTCATGAACCAGGAATCGTTCGAGCAGGTGCAGTCCGACAAGGCCGGCATGGGCGGCGCGGAGAAGTGGCTCAAGGGCGAGGAAGAGTGCGTGGTGACGCTGTGGAACGGCGTGCCGATCGCAGTCCAGCCGCCGAACTTCGTCGAGCTCAAGATCACCGAGACCGACCCGGGCGTGCGCGGCGATACCTCCGGCGGCGGCGGCAAGCCGGCGACCCTGGAAACCGGCGCGGTCGTGCGCGTGCCGCTGTTCGTCGGCCAGGACGAGACCATCAAGGTCGACACCCGTTCGGGCGAGTACGTCAGCCGCGTGAAGTGA
- a CDS encoding TRZ/ATZ family hydrolase, with product MTENAPVPCDLLIEAGWVVPVEPHAVVLEDHAVAVKAGVIVDLLPIADARARYAAAETVSRPESALIPGLVNAHTHNPMTLLRGIADDLPLMEWLQGHIWPVEAAVIGPQFVEDGITLAIAEMLRGGTTCANENYFFPDVQAAVYKRHGFRARVGLPVIDFPTAWAKTSDEYFDRAGEVHDLWRDDALVATAFAPHAPYTVSDANFERVRMLADQLDLPVHLHTHETAQEIADSIKQHGQRPLARLDRLGLVTDRLIAVHMTQLTDAEIELCAQRGVSVVHCPESNLKLASGFCPACKLHHAGVNLAIGTDGCASNNDLDMFGETRTAAILAKAVADDASALDAFASLRAATLGGAKALGFDAKVGSIEIGKQADLVCVDLGQIETQPVHHVVSQLIYATGRHQVGDVWIAGRAKLRERRLIDMDTAALIANARQWRERIAAIKR from the coding sequence ATGACCGAGAACGCCCCTGTTCCCTGCGACCTGTTGATCGAGGCAGGCTGGGTGGTACCGGTCGAACCGCATGCGGTCGTGCTCGAAGACCACGCCGTCGCGGTCAAGGCCGGCGTCATCGTCGACCTCCTGCCGATCGCCGACGCCCGCGCGCGCTACGCCGCCGCGGAAACCGTCAGCCGTCCCGAGTCGGCGCTGATCCCGGGCCTGGTCAACGCCCACACCCACAACCCGATGACCCTGCTGCGCGGGATCGCCGACGACCTGCCGCTGATGGAATGGCTGCAAGGCCACATCTGGCCGGTCGAGGCGGCGGTGATCGGGCCGCAGTTCGTCGAGGACGGCATCACCCTGGCGATCGCCGAGATGCTGCGCGGCGGCACCACCTGCGCCAACGAGAACTACTTCTTCCCCGACGTGCAGGCCGCGGTGTACAAGCGCCACGGCTTCCGCGCCCGGGTCGGCCTGCCGGTGATCGATTTCCCGACCGCCTGGGCCAAGACCTCCGACGAATACTTCGACCGCGCCGGCGAGGTCCACGACCTGTGGCGCGACGACGCGCTGGTCGCGACCGCGTTCGCGCCGCATGCGCCCTACACGGTCAGCGACGCCAACTTCGAACGCGTGCGCATGCTGGCCGATCAGCTCGACCTGCCGGTGCACCTGCACACCCACGAGACCGCGCAGGAAATCGCCGACTCGATCAAGCAGCACGGCCAGCGCCCGCTGGCGCGGCTGGACCGCCTGGGCCTGGTCACCGACCGCCTGATCGCGGTCCACATGACCCAGCTCACCGACGCCGAGATCGAGTTGTGCGCGCAGCGCGGCGTGAGCGTGGTGCATTGCCCCGAATCCAACCTCAAGCTGGCCTCGGGCTTCTGCCCGGCCTGCAAGCTGCACCACGCCGGGGTCAACCTGGCGATCGGCACCGACGGCTGCGCCAGCAACAACGACCTGGACATGTTCGGCGAAACCCGCACCGCGGCGATCCTGGCCAAGGCGGTCGCCGACGACGCCTCGGCGCTGGACGCGTTCGCCTCGCTGCGCGCGGCGACCCTGGGCGGGGCCAAGGCATTGGGCTTCGACGCCAAGGTCGGCTCGATCGAGATCGGCAAGCAGGCCGACCTGGTCTGCGTCGACCTGGGCCAGATCGAGACCCAGCCGGTGCATCACGTGGTCTCGCAGCTGATCTACGCGACCGGCCGGCATCAGGTCGGCGACGTGTGGATCGCCGGCCGCGCCAAGCTGCGCGAGCGCCGGCTGATCGACATGGACACCGCGGCGCTGATCGCCAACGCGCGTCAGTGGCGCGAGCGCATCGCCGCGATCAAGCGTTGA
- the phbB gene encoding acetoacetyl-CoA reductase: protein MSKRIAVVSGGIGGLGTEICKSLARAGRRVIALDLGTRAERIAEFAQLTGDFDIRFEAANVADFDDCGAAIERIVGADGAIDILVNAAGITRDGSLRKMEKRAWDEVLSVNLDGVFNLCRHAVDGMAERGFGRIVNISSVNGQTGQFGQTNYSAAKAGMHGFTMALAREVARKGVTVNSVSPGYCETALVMAVPEDIRSKIIDSVPVGRLGQPSEIARTVEFLTADDAGFITGANVPVNGGLFMSF, encoded by the coding sequence ATGAGCAAACGCATCGCCGTGGTCAGCGGCGGCATCGGCGGTCTCGGCACCGAGATCTGCAAATCCCTGGCCCGCGCCGGCCGCCGCGTGATCGCGCTGGACCTGGGCACGCGCGCCGAACGCATCGCCGAATTCGCGCAACTCACCGGCGATTTCGATATCCGCTTCGAAGCGGCCAACGTCGCCGACTTCGACGATTGCGGCGCGGCGATCGAACGCATCGTCGGCGCCGACGGTGCGATCGACATCCTGGTCAACGCCGCCGGCATCACCCGCGACGGCAGCCTGCGCAAGATGGAAAAGCGCGCCTGGGACGAGGTGCTCAGCGTCAACCTCGACGGCGTGTTCAACCTGTGCCGGCACGCGGTCGACGGCATGGCCGAGCGCGGCTTCGGCCGCATCGTCAACATCAGCTCGGTCAACGGCCAGACCGGCCAGTTCGGCCAGACCAATTACTCCGCGGCCAAGGCCGGCATGCACGGCTTCACCATGGCGCTGGCGCGCGAAGTCGCGCGCAAGGGCGTCACCGTCAATTCGGTGTCGCCCGGTTACTGCGAGACCGCGCTGGTGATGGCGGTGCCCGAGGATATCCGCAGCAAGATCATCGATTCGGTGCCGGTCGGCCGGCTCGGCCAGCCCAGCGAGATCGCGCGCACGGTGGAGTTTTTGACCGCCGACGACGCGGGGTTCATCACCGGGGCGAATGTTCCGGTGAATGGTGGGTTGTTCATGAGTTTTTGA